The Prochlorococcus marinus XMU1408 region ATTCAACAGACCGTGAAAATCTTGACCGATTAAGTGGTATTGATACTCCAGCACCTACTGATTTTGTTGAGCTTGCTAGATTACTAATTCGCTATCAAGACTTCAAAGGAGCTGATGATCTTAATTCTGACATGGATAAATTATTAAAAAAATGGAAAATCAACCGAGAAAAGTTAGAGACAATAACCAGAAAAATATGGTCCGATGGATTTAGACCTACCAGCTCTTCAGGTTCTGATAACGTCGGTTCTGGATTTGACACGTCCGATTCATCTCAAAACTAATGTTATGAAATTATTTTTTTATTTTAATAACTTCTATGACTTGTAATATTTATGTCTAAGTTAATAAAAATATTCATCTTGAAATTCTAAGCAAGCAGCTATTTTCAAATATATGAGCTCATCATTTCCTATAACTTTTCCACTAATTCTTGAATCCCTTCTCTCGTCTAATGATTTAACCAGTGATCAAGTTAACTTCTTAATGAATTCATGGTTAGAAAATAAAATTGAACCAGTTCAAACTGGGGCATTTCTAGCTGCATTTAGAGCTAAAGGGATTTCTGGGGATGAACTTTCTGTAATGGCTAAAATTCTTCAAGATGCGTCGAAAACTCCATTAAATCTTCCGTCTTTTGATTTGGTTGACACATGTGGAACTGGTGGAGATGGAGCTAACACATTCAATATTTCTACCGCGGTCGCTTTTGTTTCTGCTGCTTTAGGGGTGAAAATTGCCAAACATGGAAATCGCAGTGCAAGTGGCAAGGTTGGATCTGCAGATGTTTTAGAAAATCTAGGTTTGCCTTTGAAAGTTTCTTCTGAAAACGTTATTGAGGCTTTAAAAACTTTTGGTATTACTTTTCTTTTTGCACCATCCTGGCATCCTTCTTTAGTTAATCTTGCACCTCTTAGAAAAAGCTTAGGAGTTAGAACTATTTTTAATTTGCTAGGACCACTAGTTAATCCGCTAAGGCCAAAATCTCAAGTATTAGGTGTAGCTAAATCTAACTTGCTTGAGCCTATGTCCATCGCCTTAAAAGGAATGGGTCTAAAAAGAGCAGTGGTTGTTCATGGTGCAGGAGGTTTAGACGAGGCTTCCCTCGCTGGAGAAAATGAATTTCGGTTTTTAGATAATAACTCAATAAGATCTGAAATTATTCATCCTAGTGATATTGGACTTGATGAAATATCTAATGAAAGTTTAAAAGGGGATGATTTGCAAACTAATTCGAATATTTTGATGTCTTTACTCAAAGGAGAAGGAAATAAATACCATAAAGAAGTTGTAGCTTTAAATACTGCATTGGTTTTATGGGCTTCAGGCTTTGAAGATAACTTATCTTTTGGTGTCAAAAGTTCTTTAGATTGTTTGAATACAGATAAATCTTGGCTTCTTTTTGAGGAATTAAGAGATTTTTTAGCTAACTAATATTTTTTACCTTATATACCAATTTTATTATGTTTTTTGATACTGAATGCTCTGCTATATTGTTATTAGAGGATGGAACATATTTTGAAGGAATATCATTTGGTGCAGTTGGTACTATCTCAGGAGAAGTTGTATTTAATACAGGTATGACTGGTTATCAAGAGGTTATAACTGATCCAAGTTATTATGGTCAACTTATTACTTTTACTTATCCAGAGATTGGTAATACTGGGGTTAATCCAGAGGACAATGAATCTTTACATCCATCAGTTAAAGGTTTAATAACCAGACAAATATCAAATGTTTCTAGTAACTGGAGAAATAAAATAGATTTTGATCAATGGTTGAAAAATGAAAATGTTGTTGGTATTCGTGGAATAGATACAAGGGTTTTAGTTAGACATCTTAGAGAGTCTGGTACTTTGAATGGAATTATTTCATCAGATTCGAGCCTCACAATAACTGAACTATTCTCAGATTTAAAAAAATCTCCCAATATGAGTGGATTGAATCTTGTAGACAAAGTAACCACCAAAGATTCTTTCAAAGTCATTTCAAGTTGTCCTGTTGCATTTGATAAAAGAATCAAAAATATAAAAACAAATCCATACAAAATAATAGCCATAGATTTTGGAATAAAAAAATCTATCTTGGATCGACTAGTAGCTCATGGCTGTGAAGTTACAGTTTTGCCTGCAAGTGCATCTATATCTGATGTTTTAGATTTGTCTCCTGAAGGTGTTTTCCTCTCCAATGGCCCTGGAGATCCAGCGGCAGTTGATAGTGGTATTAAACTCGCTAAAGAATTAATAAAATACGAAAAACTACCTGTTTTCGGGATCTGTCTAGGCCATCAAATTCTTGGTTTAGCACTTGGAGGCAAAACATTTAAATTATCTTATGGACATAGAGGCTTAAATCATCCTTGTGGGTTGAATGGAAAGGTTGAGATTACAAGCCAAAATCATGGTTTCGCATTAAATTCAGAATCTTTAAATTCAGAAAGAATAAAAATCACTCGATTCAATTTAAATGATCAAACTGTAGCGGCTATTTCTGTAATAGATAAACCTTTCTTTGGGGTTCAATATCACCCTGAGGCTAGCCCTGGCCCTCATGACGCAGATCACCATTTTAATCATTTCGTAACCTTAATAGAAGAACGACGTAGATTCGTGGATTAATTTGGTTTCTATCACTACACTTCCATCAAGAAGTAATAGGGGATTGATCCCATAGCTGAATTACAACGAATTACTGTTTCTCTTAGAGGTGGTTTTAACCAGCAAAGTGGTTGTTTGGTGATAAATTTCACCGGCCAACTGGATGCTTATTCTGAGAAGCAATTCACTACATTTATCAATGATGTTTTAGACTTAAATCAACTATCAGTAGTTATTGACTTAAGTAATATCGATTTCATTGACTCTTCTGGATTAGGAGCAATGGTACAAGCAGTGAAAAAATGTACTCAGTCTAAAAGAGCATTTAATGTTGTTGGTAACCCTAGAGTTGTTCAAACTATTAAACTAGTACGGCTAGAAGAGTTCCTTCATCTTTCACCAGATTTGAATACTGCAATTAGTAAATTATCAGCTTGACTGATTGGATTCGCTCTTACAAATCAAACATCTCTCCAGATGGTTTAGGTCCATTGCAGTTAGCTTGGTTGGGAGATTCTATATGGGAAATGCATCAAAGGTTGCGTTATTGCGTTAGTCCAATGCGTTCGAAGGATTTTCATAATGCTGTCGTTAACGAAGTTAATGCTTCTAGTCAAGCCAGGGCAATTAGCCAAATAGAACCATTTCTTACTGATGCGGAAAAGGATTTACTTAGAAGAGCTAGAAACAAGGCTGGACGAGGCCCTAAAAATGTAGATGCTGCGACATATGCCATTGCTACCGGTTTTGAGACTATTGTTGGGTGGTTGTTTTTAAAAAATCCAAATCGACTCGCTGATTTATTTGATCTGCTTGATCGACCCAATAACTGGAAATAGTTTAAAAAAATGAGTTATCGTTTCAATAAAGATACAAAGAATTCTAAAGACACTTCTTTTAATAAACGAAGTAGTAATTATTATCGCAAGGATAATGATTCAAGGAAATCTAACTTTAATGATCGCAGAAGAACAAATAATAAAATTAACCGTCTTTCATCTGATCAAACAAATGAATATTCATATGAGAAACAACCTTCTGAAGATTTAAGAAGTAATAACAACTCTAATACCAATTACAGAGGAGCTAATCGATTTGAACGAAAAACTTCAAAGCCCTCTTATCGAAATCTTAATGCTCAGATAAGTAAAAATGATAAGAGAAGAGTGACAAATGACCCTATTGCATATTCTGAAAGCTTCACTAAAACACTAAGTGACGACTTGATTTGGGGGCGTCATTCAACTGAAGCAGCGCTTTTGGGTGGCAGAGCTATTCATAGGATTTGGTGCACGTCTGAATTAAGAAGTTCACCTAAATTCTTTCAACTTCTAAAAGATGCAAAAGCTTCTGGGGTGTTGGTTGAAGAAGTATCTTGGTCCAGGCTTGGTCAAATCACTAATGGAGCCGTTCATCAAGGAATAGTTTTACAAATTGCCGCATCAAAAACACATACTTTGACGAATTTAATTGAAGCTTGTAAACCATTTGGAGATACATCATTGCTTTTGGCTTTAGATGGCTTAACTGATCCTCAGAATCTTGGAGCAATAATTAGATCTGCAGAAGCATTAGGTGCCCAAGGTTTGATTCTTCCGCAAAGGCGAAGTGCAGGCTTAACAGGCTCTGTAGCAAAGGTTGCAGCAGGTGCTTTGGAACATTTGCCTGTTGCAAGAGTAGTTAATCTAAATAGGTCTCTTGAGAAATTGAAAGATGAAGGTTATGCAGTTGTTGGGCTTGCGGAAGAAGGAGCCTCAACCCTTTCTGAGATTAAATTTCAAGGTCCTTTAGTTGTTGTTGTTGGCTCGGAGGATAAAGGAATTTCTCTAATAACTAGAAGATTATGTGATCAACTTGTAAGAATCCCTCTTAAGGGAGTAACAACAAGTCTTAATGCATCTGTTGCCACTTCAATTTTCTTGTACGAAGTTGCTAGATGTAGGTGGATGCGTTCTATCTCTGGTCAGGATCCATCTCCTAGGTTATTGAAACCTCAGATTTCAACTGAAGTTAATAATTAATCTGTTTAAAACCCACTTTAATAGCTACTGTATAGTCTTTATAGTTTAATTATATTTTGATAAACTGAATAATTAAATAGAGTATTAATTACTTTGGGCACTCATTTTTACAAGTAACAATATGCTTCTAAAAAGTTTTGCTTCATCATCAAGTGAACATAATTTTGCTTTTTATTTGATAAATTTATGCTTAAGAAAGTAAAATAATAAAAATGCACTTTACTCATGGGTCCCATTAGGGCTCTTCGAAGCTTAGGTAATAGTTTTGGCTTGGCCTGGTGGGCCAAGGTTGAGACAAATCAACCTGATGTAACTTATTGGTTTGGTCCTTTTTTGACTCGACGCAGTTTAAAAGTCAGGTTAAATGGTTTTGTAGATGACTTATCTGCAGAGTCACCTCAGAAAATAAACCATAGTTTAGTTAGATGTCGTCGTAAAGAGCCTTTGACATCATAAGCTTGATAACAATTTTTTTATAATTTAATAATGACTTTTGCAGACTTACGCCAGAAATTGAAAAGTGGTGAAGTCTCGTCTAAAGAGCTAGTTCAAGAAAAAATTTTAAGAATTAAACAGCTTGATCCAAAACTAAATTCTTTTTTATCTGTCAATAGCGAGCAAGCTTTAAAACAAGCTGAGTTCATCGATAATCAACGATCTGCAGGAGAAATACTCCCACCTTTGTCAGGTATACCATTAGCGATCAAAGATAATCTTTGCACGAAAGGTATTAAAACAACTTGTGCAAGCAAGATTTTGGAGGATTTTGTCCCTCCTTATGAATCCACAGTCACAAAAAGGCTTTTGAAATCAGGTGCAGTAATGATTGGGAAGACAAATATGGATGAATTTGCAATGGGGAGCTCTACTGAAACTTCAGCATTTGGTCCAACCTTAAACCCCTGGGATATTTCCAAAGTGCCTGGAGGAAGCTCTGGTGGTAGTGCTGCTTCTGTTGCTGCAGGATTATGTTTTGGATCTTTAGGTTCTGATACTGGAGGTTCAATTCGTCAACCTGCTTCATTTTGTGGTGTAGTCGGTATGAAACCTACATATGGCAGAGTAAGTAGATGGGGCCTAATAGCTTTTGCTAGTTCTTTGGATCAGGTGGGACCATTTGCAAATAATGTTTCTGATGCAGCTGAAATCTTGCAAGTTATATCAGGCAAGGACGATTTTGATTCAACTACAGTTGATGTACCAGTACCAAATTATTTAGATAGTCTCTCTAAGTCAATCAAGGGGTTGAAAATTGGTTTGATTGATAATTGCTTTCAGCATGATGGCTTGGCAAAAGATGTAAAAGAATCTGTTCTGAGCGCAGCATCTCTCCTAGAAAAACAAGGTGCTGAAATTATCAATCTTTCGTGCCCTCGCTTTAACGATGGCATTGCCACTTATTACGTTATTGCTCCTTCTGAGGCATCAGCTAATTTAGCCAGATATGACGGTGTTAAATATGGATTTCGTTCTGATGATCCAAAATCACTTATAGAAATGACATCGAAAAGTCGAGCAATTGGCTTTGGAAGCGAAGTTAAACGAAGAATCTTAATTGGCACATATGCACTATCTGCTGGTTACGTTGATGCATACTACAAGAAGGCTCAGCAGGTGAGAACTTTGATTCGAAAAGACTTTGATAATGCTTTCAAAAAAGTTGATATCTTGCTGGCTCCTACCTCTCCAACTACTGCTTTCGGATCAGGAGAAAATGTAGATAATCCTATGGCTATGTACTTATCAGATTTATTAACTATTCCAGCTAATTTAGCTGGATTGCCCGCTATCAGTTTGCCTTGTGGTTTTGACAAAACAGGTTTACCAATTGGTTTACAGCTGATTGGCAATGTTTTTGATGAAGCCAAGCTTCTTCAAGTTGCGAGCCAATATGAAATAGCTGCTGATGTCTTTAAAAATAAACCTAAGAGTGATTTCACTTTTTAAATTTAAACACTTTATGTAGTGACCTGAATTCTGGCTACACTATATGCAGCGTTTCTCGCTGGATATTTATGTCTTTTGTCCCTATACACAATCATAGCGATTATAGCCTTCTTGATGGAGCTAGCCAGCTTCCATTAATGGTTGAACGAGCAAAGGAACTGGGAATGCCTGCACTGGCTTTGACTGATCATGGAGTTATGTATGGAGCTATTGAATTATTGAAGCTATGTAAGGCAGCTGATATCAAGCCAATAATTGGCAATGAGATGTATGTTATTAATGGTTCCATAGATGATCCTCAACCTAAGAAAGAGAAAAGATATCATCTTGTTGTTGTTGCAAAGAATCAAATTGGATATGAAAATCTCGTTAAATTAACAACTCTCAGCCATTTAAATGGAGTTAGGGGAAGAGGGATATTTTCACGACCGTGCATAGATAAATCATTATTAAAACAATATAGTGATGGATTGATTTGTTCAACAGCTTGCTTAGGAGGAGAGATCCCGCAAGCAATTTTAAAAGGAAGAAATGATGTTGCTAGAGATATCGCATCTTGGTATAAAGAAATTTTTAAAGATGATTTTTATCTTGAAATTCAAGATCATGGATCAGTTGAGGATAGAATTGTTAACAGTGAAATAGTCAAAATATCTAAAGAACTTGATATTCAGATTATTGCTACAAATGATGCACATTACGTCTCAAAGAATGATATTGAAGCTCACGATGCATTGATATGTGTATTGACAGGGAAGTTAATTAGTGACAAAAAAAGATTGAGATATACAGGTACCGAATATATAAAATCTGAGGAAGAGATGAGATGTTTATTTACTGATCATTTGGATAAAGTTATAATAGATACATCTATAGAAAATACCGTAAAATTAGCAAACAAAGTTGAAGAATATAAAATATTAGGAACATATAAGATGCCAAATTTTCCTATACCAAATGGATTTAATGCTATCGATTATTTAAAAGAAACTAGTATAAATGGACTTTTAGATCGATTAAATATATCTGATTTTAATTTAGTTCCTAATGTCTATAAAGAAAGACTTGATTTTGAATTAAATGTTATCGAGCAAATGGGATTCCCAACTTATTTTCTAGTCGTTTGGGATTATATAAAATTTGCAAGAGAACAAAATATTCCTGTTGGTCCTGGTAGAGGATCTGCAGCAGGTTCTTTAGTGGCTTTTTCACTTCATATAACTAATATTGATCCAGTCGAGAATGGATTATTATTTGAACGTTTTCTTAATCCAGAAAGGAAGTCAATGCCAGATATTGATACTGACTTTTGTATTGAGAGGCGAGGTGAAGTTATAGATTATGTTACTAAAAAGTATGGTGAAGATAAGGTTGCCCAGATAATTACATTTAACAGAATGACATCTAAGGCAGTTTTGAAAGATGTAGCTCGTGTACTTGATATTCCTTATGGAGATGCGGATCGTTTAGCGAAATTAATACCTGTTGTTAGAGGCAAACCTGCAAAATTATCTTCTATGATCTCCAATGAATCTCCAAATAAAGATTTTTTAGAAAAATATAATAATGATCTGAAAGTAAGGAAATGGGTTGATATGGCAATGCGAATAGAAGGAACAAATAAAACTTTTGGTGTCCATGCAGCTGGAGTAGTAATAGCCGCTAAATCTCTTGATAATTTAGTACCTCTACAACGAAACAATGATGGCCAAATTATTACTCAATATTTTATGGAAGATATTGAATCACTTGGTCTTTTAAAAATGGACTTTTTAGGACTAAGAAATCTTACAATGATAGAAAAGACTATTAACTTAGTTCAGGAATCAATAGGTAAAAGATTAGATCCTGATTCTTTGCCTTTCACAGATAAGAAAACATTTGAATTACTTACTAGGGGAGATTTAGAAGGTATTTTTCAACTTGAATCTAGTGGAATGAGACAAATAGTTAAAGATTTAAAGCCTTCATCACTTGAAGATATTTCTTCTATTTTAGCTCTTTACCGACCTGGACCTCTTGATGCAGGATTAATTCCTAAATTTATAAATAGAAAACATGGTAAGGAGAATATTGATTTTCCACATCAGTTACTTAAACCCATTTTAAGTGAGACTTATGGAATCATGGTTTATCAAGAGCAGATCATGAAGATTGCACAGGATTTAGCTGGATACTCTCTTGGTCAAGCCGATTTATTAAGAAGAGCAATGGGAAAGAAGAAAGTTTCTGAAATGCAAAGACATAGAGAACTCTTTGTTGCGGGTGCTGTTGATAATGGAGTGACAGAATTGATTGCAGATCAGTTGTTTGATCAAATGGTTTTATTTGCAGAATATTGCTTCAATAAAAGCCACTCGACTGCTTATGGCGCTGTTACTTATCAGACAGCGTATTTGAAAGCACATTATCCCGTTGCCTATATGGCGGCATTGTTAACAGTTAATGCTGGTTCAACTGACAAAGTTCAGCGTTATATCTCGAACTGTAATTCGATGGGCATAAATGTAATGCCACCAAATATAAATACTTCTGGTGTTGACTTTACTCCCAAGGATAATTCTATTCTTTTTGGATTATCTGCTATTAAAAATTTAGGTGATAGCGCAATTAGAAAAATCATTGCTAGTAGAGAAACAGATGGAGAATACAGATCATTAGCTCAATTCTGTGACCGCATTTCATTATCTTCTGTTAATAGAAGGGCTCTTGAAGCTTTGATTCATTGCGGTGCTTTCGATTGTCTTGATGAGAATGCTAATCGAGCTCAACTTATATCTGACTTGGATTTAGTAATTGAATGGGCTTCTTCAAGGGCGAAAGATAGAACTAGTGGCCAAGGAAATCTTTTTGATCTGTCTACCTCCTCCTCAACTGAAGAATCATCAACTAATGATTATCTATCAGTTCCCAAGTCTAAAAGTGTTAATGAATACCCCCCATCCGAGAAACTTAAATTAGAAAAAGAACATGTTGGCTTTTATTTATCTGATCACCCTTTGAAACAGCTATCTGAGCCTGCAAGATTAATTGCTCCAATTAGTTTGGGATCTTTAGAAGATCAAAAAGATAAGTCTAGAGTTAGTGTCATTGCCATGATTCCTGGGATGAGAGAGGTTACAACTAGAAAGGGTGACAGAATGGCGATCATTCAACTCGAGGATCTAACTGGTTCTTGTGAAGCCGTTGTCTTTCCGAAAAGTTATGAAAGGTTGTCTGATCACTTGATGGTTGAAACGAGGTTATTAATATGGGGGAGCGTTGATAGGAGAGATGAAACTGTTCAATTAATTGTTGATGATTGTCGTGAAATTGATGATTTAAGATTTTTACTGATTGACCTTCTCCCTGATCAAGCAACTGATATAAATGTTCAGCATAAATTAAGAGAATGTCTTTCAAAAATTAGGCCTGATAGAAATGAATTAGGTGTTCGTATCCCAGTTGTGGCTTGCCTTAAGGATAATATTAATACTAGATACGTAAGATTAGGTGATCAATTTTGTGTAAAGGATACAGAGCTTGCTTTGAATATTTTGTCCAAGAATTCCTTCAGTGCAAGATCTAGTAAAAGACTTGTAAATTAAATTTAATTGTTAACTGGTTATTTCATTTTTAGAACTCTTGAATGCATCCTTCATCCTATTGATATTTGGTTTTATGTTTTCAAAACCTAAAAAACTGCCTGGGCTGATATCCCAACTAGCAGAAAGTATTCCGTAGCTTAGTCCCAGTAAACCCACAAGGAAACACATTGCTGAACTGACGAGCGTAACTGTCGGCGAGATTTCTGCGATACCTTTGCTTATAAGAAAATAACTGCCAATAAATACTCCCATACCACTAATTGTTGGTATTCCTGTCGTAAATACAATCCTCCTCGCCATTCTGTTGGCTACATATTTTGGTATTCCAGATTTAGTATTAGAATTTTTTGAGGGAGTTTTAATTTCAATCTTTGGTGTCGAGCTGCTACTCGAAAATCCTATTTTTGCTTCTTGAGATTGTGTTTTTTTGGTTTTTTTTGCTCCTTTCATTAGCTTTTAACTACGTAATACCCGTCATTATCCTCTAATAGATAGTTTTTCTATTATCTCAGTATATCTTTTTTCACTTTTATTTCGCACATAACCCAAAAGTCTTTTGCGCTGACCAATCATTTTAAGTAAGCCTTGTCTTGAGGAAAAATCATGAATGTTTCCTTGAAGATGTTTGCTTAATTTCGAGATCCTTGTTGTCAGCATGGCAACTTGAACCTCTGCTGAACCAGTATCAGTTGGATGTATTTGATGTGAGTTGATTAGCTTTTGTTTCTCTTCTGTGCCAAGTGACATTTTGATTTGAATTCTCTTAATACAATAAGTCTATTTTAATCCCTAGCCTTCTATCAAGTGCTCTTTTGACTTAATCTTATAAGAATCTCTTTAAGATGCTTATCCATCAGCTCTTTTTTAGCTTCTGTGGATAGTGTATTTATTAGCAATGTATTTTCTTTTTCGTTGATTGTTAAATATTTTATTGAATCTTTTATTTCATTATCCATATAGCCCAGTGAATTTAGAATTGATCTAATTTCTTCTATATATGTACCAAAGCTGTTTAAGTTTGAACTTTTTTGATTATCTACATTTATTTTAGTATTATCAGTAAATTCTTGAAGTTTATTTTTGAGTTCCACTACTAATCTTTCTGCTATACGTTTACCAATGCCCTGAGAATTAGTTAATAAACTTAAATCTTGTTCTTCAATAGCATTAACTAATTGATAAACCTCTAAGTCCTGTAATAAAACCATAGCAATTTGAGGGCCAATACCATTAATGCTAATGATTTTTCGAAATAAGTCCCTTTGATTAATCTCCCTAAAACCATATAGGTTTGTACAATCCTCACGATTTATTTGGTGAATCCAAAATTCTTTAAAATCCGAATTCTCAATCTTATCTATTTGCTTTGATAATAGTTGTACTTCATAACCAACACCACCAACATTTAGAACTACTCCCCTTTTGGAGGATATATGCCAGTTTTGTATTATTTGACCTTTTAACCAACTAATCATTATTTATAAATTTATTTGAAATTATTTTGATAGCTAAGTTGATTTAACCACCGTCTATTTCACACCCCACCATTGACCCCCCTATTATGCCGGCTGGAATTGCCCACCAACGATCCTTACCTCTGGATATTGCTGTGGCTAATCCACCACCTAATATTCCTCCAGCAATTGTACCCTCAGAGCAATCATTGTTATCAAATTTATTTTTATTTGTCGTTGAACTAACTCCTGGGCAAGGCACCTCCACTGTCTCTTCCCATTTCTTGATATATCCAGGATTATTTCTTGTCCCTGGTATGTATTCCTCTCTATATTCATTTCTAGTGCAAGTTCTGCTAGAGGAGAACCCCTTTTGATAATCATCAGCAAAAACAGATGTTGATCCAGTAATTAGAACCATTGATAAGATCGCAGAATTTATTTTCATATGTAATTTACGCTTTTGAACTTTTTGATGCACTTATACTAATAATAGTGGATATAAGTACGCAAAGACCACCCAAATAAACTGAAGTTGATATTGTATCTTTAAAAATCAATAGACCCCAGATGCTTGAGAAGATTACTTGAGAATAATTAAGTGAGGTAGCTTGCCCTGCTGGAATAAGTCTTAGGCCCTCAGTTATGCAAACTTGACCAATTTGTGTAAAGAAACCAATACCTAATATCCAAATCCATTCAAATCCAATTGGTAATACAAAATTATTAATTATAAGTGGTAAAGATAATGGAATAGATACCAATGGAAAATAATGAATAATAACTAGAGGGTGCTCTTTAGCAGATAATTTTCTTACGCAAATATAGGCAAGCGATGTCAATAGAGCTCCTATTATTGCTATAGTTAATGCTATAAAAGTATCTATTACATTTCTATTTGAAATAAATTCTGGTTGACTAACTAATATTATTCCTATCCATCCAATGATGATCGAATAAACTATTCTTTTTAATATATCTTCTTTTAAGATAAAGTGTGCACATATAACTGTAAATGTAGGATAAATATATTGTATTACAGTAGCTGTTGCTATAGGTAAAATTGTTAGAGCCTTAAATATACAAAATAGAGCTAATGTTCCAAGTAAACCTCTAATAATTAATAATTTTTTTTGATTTCCCCAAGGATTTATATTATTTTTAAATAACACTAGTCTAGTTATCACCAAACTAATTGATGCTCTCGCGAACACCAATTCTGAAACTGGTATTCTTCCATTAATTGATTTCACACATACGCTCATAAGACTAAATGCAAGACCACTTGCTATTAAAAATTTGATACCTCTAAAATTTCTATCTTTTTCAATTTTTTTTAGAATTTGTTTTTCTCTCAATTTCTAAAACTCTTAACTAAATATTTCTGTATCAATTAAAATTATCATATGGCTTCAGTTCGACTTCATCCCAGGAC contains the following coding sequences:
- a CDS encoding DNA polymerase III subunit alpha, which translates into the protein MSFVPIHNHSDYSLLDGASQLPLMVERAKELGMPALALTDHGVMYGAIELLKLCKAADIKPIIGNEMYVINGSIDDPQPKKEKRYHLVVVAKNQIGYENLVKLTTLSHLNGVRGRGIFSRPCIDKSLLKQYSDGLICSTACLGGEIPQAILKGRNDVARDIASWYKEIFKDDFYLEIQDHGSVEDRIVNSEIVKISKELDIQIIATNDAHYVSKNDIEAHDALICVLTGKLISDKKRLRYTGTEYIKSEEEMRCLFTDHLDKVIIDTSIENTVKLANKVEEYKILGTYKMPNFPIPNGFNAIDYLKETSINGLLDRLNISDFNLVPNVYKERLDFELNVIEQMGFPTYFLVVWDYIKFAREQNIPVGPGRGSAAGSLVAFSLHITNIDPVENGLLFERFLNPERKSMPDIDTDFCIERRGEVIDYVTKKYGEDKVAQIITFNRMTSKAVLKDVARVLDIPYGDADRLAKLIPVVRGKPAKLSSMISNESPNKDFLEKYNNDLKVRKWVDMAMRIEGTNKTFGVHAAGVVIAAKSLDNLVPLQRNNDGQIITQYFMEDIESLGLLKMDFLGLRNLTMIEKTINLVQESIGKRLDPDSLPFTDKKTFELLTRGDLEGIFQLESSGMRQIVKDLKPSSLEDISSILALYRPGPLDAGLIPKFINRKHGKENIDFPHQLLKPILSETYGIMVYQEQIMKIAQDLAGYSLGQADLLRRAMGKKKVSEMQRHRELFVAGAVDNGVTELIADQLFDQMVLFAEYCFNKSHSTAYGAVTYQTAYLKAHYPVAYMAALLTVNAGSTDKVQRYISNCNSMGINVMPPNINTSGVDFTPKDNSILFGLSAIKNLGDSAIRKIIASRETDGEYRSLAQFCDRISLSSVNRRALEALIHCGAFDCLDENANRAQLISDLDLVIEWASSRAKDRTSGQGNLFDLSTSSSTEESSTNDYLSVPKSKSVNEYPPSEKLKLEKEHVGFYLSDHPLKQLSEPARLIAPISLGSLEDQKDKSRVSVIAMIPGMREVTTRKGDRMAIIQLEDLTGSCEAVVFPKSYERLSDHLMVETRLLIWGSVDRRDETVQLIVDDCREIDDLRFLLIDLLPDQATDINVQHKLRECLSKIRPDRNELGVRIPVVACLKDNINTRYVRLGDQFCVKDTELALNILSKNSFSARSSKRLVN
- a CDS encoding PAM68 family protein, with translation MKGAKKTKKTQSQEAKIGFSSSSSTPKIEIKTPSKNSNTKSGIPKYVANRMARRIVFTTGIPTISGMGVFIGSYFLISKGIAEISPTVTLVSSAMCFLVGLLGLSYGILSASWDISPGSFLGFENIKPNINRMKDAFKSSKNEITS
- the rpsO gene encoding 30S ribosomal protein S15; translation: MSLGTEEKQKLINSHQIHPTDTGSAEVQVAMLTTRISKLSKHLQGNIHDFSSRQGLLKMIGQRKRLLGYVRNKSEKRYTEIIEKLSIRG
- the ruvA gene encoding Holliday junction branch migration protein RuvA, which produces MISWLKGQIIQNWHISSKRGVVLNVGGVGYEVQLLSKQIDKIENSDFKEFWIHQINREDCTNLYGFREINQRDLFRKIISINGIGPQIAMVLLQDLEVYQLVNAIEEQDLSLLTNSQGIGKRIAERLVVELKNKLQEFTDNTKINVDNQKSSNLNSFGTYIEEIRSILNSLGYMDNEIKDSIKYLTINEKENTLLINTLSTEAKKELMDKHLKEILIRLSQKST
- a CDS encoding glycine zipper 2TM domain-containing protein yields the protein MKINSAILSMVLITGSTSVFADDYQKGFSSSRTCTRNEYREEYIPGTRNNPGYIKKWEETVEVPCPGVSSTTNKNKFDNNDCSEGTIAGGILGGGLATAISRGKDRWWAIPAGIIGGSMVGCEIDGG
- a CDS encoding DMT family transporter codes for the protein MREKQILKKIEKDRNFRGIKFLIASGLAFSLMSVCVKSINGRIPVSELVFARASISLVITRLVLFKNNINPWGNQKKLLIIRGLLGTLALFCIFKALTILPIATATVIQYIYPTFTVICAHFILKEDILKRIVYSIIIGWIGIILVSQPEFISNRNVIDTFIALTIAIIGALLTSLAYICVRKLSAKEHPLVIIHYFPLVSIPLSLPLIINNFVLPIGFEWIWILGIGFFTQIGQVCITEGLRLIPAGQATSLNYSQVIFSSIWGLLIFKDTISTSVYLGGLCVLISTIISISASKSSKA